In Sedimenticola thiotaurini, the following proteins share a genomic window:
- a CDS encoding IS30 family transposase, producing MPETGRHQHQRHLPVVDGRSRLSDWELDTIIGKGHKQAIVSITKLHQPIADRINTLISDNDKEFAGHETIAKGLNARFFFAHPYASWERGLNGNTNGLIRQYFPKHRDFTSITQEEINQVMEELNNHPRKCLGRKAPNQVFFGVNPPIALVS from the coding sequence GTGCCTGAGACGGGCCGCCACCAGCATCAGCGCCACCTGCCCGTGGTTGATGGCCGTTCACGGTTAAGCGACTGGGAACTCGATACGATTATCGGCAAAGGCCACAAGCAGGCCATCGTTTCAATCACCAAGCTGCACCAACCCATCGCTGACCGCATTAACACGCTGATCTCCGATAACGACAAGGAATTCGCCGGTCATGAGACCATTGCGAAAGGCCTCAATGCCAGGTTCTTTTTTGCCCATCCGTACGCCTCCTGGGAGCGAGGGTTGAATGGGAACACCAACGGCCTCATTCGCCAGTACTTCCCGAAACACCGGGACTTTACAAGCATCACGCAGGAGGAGATCAACCAAGTCATGGAGGAACTAAACAATCACCCCCGAAAATGTCTTGGAAGAAAAGCGCCTAATCAGGTATTTTTCGGGGTCAACCCGCCTATTGCACTAGTGAGTTGA